In Eleutherodactylus coqui strain aEleCoq1 chromosome 4, aEleCoq1.hap1, whole genome shotgun sequence, the following are encoded in one genomic region:
- the LOC136625086 gene encoding interferon alpha/beta receptor 2-like, translating into MTRLLALLLACHAVLQVSAALLPPRNLSLYSKNFEHILQWEDPSHESGIYYRVTCSKMYAEYETVKDCANLTRRLCNLTKAFTNISNAYRVRVFSFTDQDASKASTSISLTPKQKTVLGPPIVDVTGCDRCIEVSVQPPFCHLWSAEQQQSVSMLHAYPALEYHVRLLRQAEEISSFDVTVHEENYTFNQSNLLPNANYCVSVTMTATGNKHSVPSELKCVVIEDRANESGTALVVSIVFGALAFILLVVGLILLDRAGCICMVKTLIPKTLKSIPTSESSYIAGSEFTSTFVSPVDVISKKLEVEQEAEGEAKSYEGGYERRVRLQKSNPSSTATSGEFPSGVSSSVGSSGQATSSSEEDHSASELESSAIAAPPVRATEDSANLPFNASGVFNVNLNTVSIASPASVWTGFQQVEAPPEEPEDSIESNKAGISVDQHNPIGLGVGDLDVEFCSDEEEEDSSENEDSDSRLISGYMRR; encoded by the exons tttctgctGCTCTTCTACCTCCAAGAAACCTTAGCCTCTACTCCAAGAACTTCGAGCATATCCTGCAGTGGGAGGATCCGAGCCATGAGTCCGGCATCTACTACCGCGTGACCTGTTCGAAAATGTA TGCTGAATATGAGACTGTCAAGGACTGCGCCAATCTTACACGGCGGCTCTGTAACCTGACCAAGGCCTTCACCAACATCAGCAATGCTTACAGAGTACGGGTCTTCAGTTTTACGGATCAGGACGCATCGAAAGCTTCCACCTCAATTTCCCTGACCCCAAAGCAGAAAA CTGTGCTGGGACCACCGATCGTGGATGTCACTGGGTGTGACCGCTGCATCGAGGTGTCTGTCCAGCCCCCCTTCTGCCATCTATGGAGTGCGGAGCAGCAGCAGTCTGTCAGCATGCTCCATGCCTACCCAGCCCTGGAGTACCACGTCAGGCTGCTGCGCCAGGCGGAGGAG ATCTCATCTTTTGATGTCACCGTCCATGAAGAGAATTATACGTTTAATCAATCCAACCTGCTACCAAATGCCAACTACTGCGTGTCCGTGACCATGACTGCAACGGGGAACAAGCATTCAGTACCGTCAGAACTGAAGTGTGTCGTCATAGAGGACCGTGCGAATG AGAGCGGCACCGCACTTGTTGTAAGCATCGTCTTTGGGGCTCTGGCCTTTATTCTTTTAGTCGTCGGCTTGATTCTACTGGATCGTGCCGGATGTATCTGCATGGTGAAGACCTTAATCCCGAAAACTTTG AAATCCATTCCAACATCCGAGAGCTCCTACATTGCTGGAAGTGAATTTACCTCAACATTTGTTAGTCCTGTGGATGTAATTAGCAAAAAATTAGAGGTGGAGCAAGAGGCCGAAGGTGAGGCGAAGAGCTACGAAGGAGGCTATGAAAGAAGAGTAAGACTTCAGAAGAGTAACCCAAGCAGCACGGCGACCAGCGGAGAATTTCCATCAGGCGTCTCGTCCTCCGTAGGCTCAAGTGGGCAAGCAACCAGTTCTTCCGAAGAAGACCACTCTGCGTCTGAACTTGAAAGCTCTGCTATTGCTGCTCCACCCGTCAGAGCCACAGAGGACTCTGCCAACCTCCCGTTCAACGCCAGTGGGGTCTTCAATGTAAATCTGAACACCGTTTCCATAGCCAGCCCTGCCAGTGTCTGGACAGGTTTCCAACAAGTAGAAGCTCCACCGGAGGAGCCAGAAGACTCGATAGAGTCTAACAAAGCTGGGATTTCAGTGGACCAACACAATCCCATCGGTTTGGGCGTTGGTGACCTGGATGTAGAGTTCTGTAgcgatgaggaggaagaggacagTTCAGAGAATGAGGACTCTGATAGTCGCCTGATATCGGGCTACATGAGACGATGA